The following coding sequences lie in one Rutidosis leptorrhynchoides isolate AG116_Rl617_1_P2 chromosome 4, CSIRO_AGI_Rlap_v1, whole genome shotgun sequence genomic window:
- the LOC139843516 gene encoding phosphopantothenoylcysteine decarboxylase-like isoform X2 — translation MQVNTSPRKPRILLAASGSVASIKFGNLCSCFSDWADVKAVATQAALHFIDRTTIPKDVILYTDEHEWSTWSKIGDNVLHIELRKWADIMVIAPLSANTLGKIAGGLCDNLLTSIIRAWDYEKPIFVAPAMNTYMWTNPFTERHLMTIDELGITLIPPVSKRLACGDYGTGAMAEPSLIFSTVRLYLESRQNASTSRGN, via the exons ATGCAAGTCAATACTAGTCCTCGAAAACCACGAATTCTTCTTGCTGCAAGTGGAAGTGTAGCTTCCATAAAATTCGGGAACCTCTGCAGCTGTTTCTCAGATTGGGCCGATGTGAAAGCCGTTGCCACACAAGCGGCTTTACATTTCATTGATAGAACAACAATACCAAAGGATGTGATTCTTTATACAGATGAACATGAATGGTCAACTTGGTCAAAGATTGGAGATAATGTGCTTCACATAGAGCTGCGTAAGTGGGCTGATATAATGGTCATTGCCCCGTTATCAGCAAATACACTTGGCAAG ATTGCTGGTGGACTGTGTGACAACTTGCTGACAAGTATCATTCGAGCATGGGATTACGAAAAACCGATATTTGTGGCGCCCGCTATGAACACGTACATGTGGACCAATCCTTTCACAGAAAGGCATCTTATGACGATTGATGAACTGGGAATTACTCTTATACCCCCCGTGTCAAAGAGACTTGCATGTGGGGACTATGGAACTGGTGCGATGGCTGAACCTTCACTCATCTTTTCTACTGTAAGACTCTACTTGGAATCGAGACAAAACGCAAGTACAAGTAGAGGAAACTGA
- the LOC139843516 gene encoding probable phosphopantothenoylcysteine decarboxylase isoform X1 yields MSYADPMCVVRDPMQVNTSPRKPRILLAASGSVASIKFGNLCSCFSDWADVKAVATQAALHFIDRTTIPKDVILYTDEHEWSTWSKIGDNVLHIELRKWADIMVIAPLSANTLGKIAGGLCDNLLTSIIRAWDYEKPIFVAPAMNTYMWTNPFTERHLMTIDELGITLIPPVSKRLACGDYGTGAMAEPSLIFSTVRLYLESRQNASTSRGN; encoded by the exons ATGTCATATGCTGATCCTATGTGTGTTGTAAGGGACCCAATGCAAGTCAATACTAGTCCTCGAAAACCACGAATTCTTCTTGCTGCAAGTGGAAGTGTAGCTTCCATAAAATTCGGGAACCTCTGCAGCTGTTTCTCAGATTGGGCCGATGTGAAAGCCGTTGCCACACAAGCGGCTTTACATTTCATTGATAGAACAACAATACCAAAGGATGTGATTCTTTATACAGATGAACATGAATGGTCAACTTGGTCAAAGATTGGAGATAATGTGCTTCACATAGAGCTGCGTAAGTGGGCTGATATAATGGTCATTGCCCCGTTATCAGCAAATACACTTGGCAAG ATTGCTGGTGGACTGTGTGACAACTTGCTGACAAGTATCATTCGAGCATGGGATTACGAAAAACCGATATTTGTGGCGCCCGCTATGAACACGTACATGTGGACCAATCCTTTCACAGAAAGGCATCTTATGACGATTGATGAACTGGGAATTACTCTTATACCCCCCGTGTCAAAGAGACTTGCATGTGGGGACTATGGAACTGGTGCGATGGCTGAACCTTCACTCATCTTTTCTACTGTAAGACTCTACTTGGAATCGAGACAAAACGCAAGTACAAGTAGAGGAAACTGA
- the LOC139904517 gene encoding lysine-specific demethylase JMJ705, with the protein MSEEVFPWLKSLPVAPEYHPTLTEFQDPISYIYKIEKEASKYGICKIIPPVSSSPKKAVLANLNRSLSARNPNSSPTFTTRQQQIGFCPRKHHRPVQKPVWQSGEVYTVQQFEAKAKNFENSYLRKQSNSKKGGLGLSALEVETLYWKAQVDKPISVEYANDMPGSAFDQTGGVQGKRSGKREIGEGVTVGETEWNMRGVSRSKGSLLKFMKEEIPGVTSPMVYISMLFSWFAWHVEDHDFHSLNYMHMGAGKTWYGVPKDAAVAFEDVIRVHGYGGEINPIVTFGTLGEKTTVISPEVLLKAGVPCCRLVQNAGEFVVTFPRAYHSGFSHGFNCGEAANIATPGWLTVAVDAAIRRASINCAPMVSHSQLLYDLAISFISSSEPTSIKPEPRSSRLKDKLKVEGDALVKRCFVQDIMQNNHLFHILGKGSSIVVLPEEYLDRRIPFGLTTQIDGLKSTHSSDFDDDVIPDKRQIRKYSSFCSSSNGISSIGGEDTSYKNGQPDKKADPGIFSCVTCGILCYACVAIIRPTEAAGNYLMSADCDGISDLVSATNLFTSDEGPSVLDPKSSSGKMAKSNRDGLFDVPVKSNDQMHPVDNMSVTSLTAPQKVSSSLGLLAQAYGGDSSDSEDDHRDENIDRSFEDHGDMKYTNDQTSEYSAEFEETINLRDSNYSRSKYQYEIESSHAELDPLLDAPEDETTATYTTCDEDSSRKHIFCLQHALEVEQRLGAVGGVHVLLLCHQDYPCLDSEAKLMAKESGTGDSWTDLEYRPSNANDKKWIQTALDSEQAIHGNRDWAVKLGINLFYSATLSRSPLYTKQLPYNLVIYNAFGYISPSTNPTKPKLSGRQKKIVVAGKWCGKVWMSNQAHPLLVPRDDVEQCDTGVSLSNVKQERRCDTTRVVVSKNVRKRKYTKENRRVSLRTKFPKVEPSSPSLDTSLSSGFRTQPRTNLKNKARQYEDSEGESGGGGGPSSRLRKRIIKPTSKEFGEVIEPKPKLRKHKDLRKVKKVSVVKVNEEDEGEFGCDMEGCNMSFGSKQELMIHKKNICPVQGCGKKFFSHKYLVQHRRVHMDDRPLQCPWKGCKMTFKWAWARTEHIRVHTGARPYVCTENGCGQTFRFVSDFSRHKRKTGHSAKKHIQET; encoded by the exons ATGAGTGAAGAAGTATTTCCATGGTTAAAATCACTACCAGTAGCACCAGAGTATCACCCAACCCTAACTGAATTTCAAGATCCAATTTCATATATTTATAAAATTGAAAAAGAAGCTTCAAAATATGGAATCTGTAAAATCATTCCTCCTGTTTCATCGTCACCAAAAAAAGCTGTACTTGCTAACTTAAACCGTTCATTATCAGCTCGAAACCCTAATTCATCACCTACATTTACCACTAGACAACAACAGATCGGCTTTTGTCCACGTAAGCATCACCGTCCAGTCCAGAAGCCGGTCTGGCAAAGCGGTGAGGTTTACACTGTTCAACAATTTGAAGCAAAAGCCAAAAACTTTGAAAACAGTTACTTGCGAAAACAGTCGAATTCTAAGAAAGGAGGGTTAGGGTTAAGCGCATTGGAAGTCGAAACACTTTACTGGAAAGCGCAGGTCGATAAGCCGATATCGGTCGAGTATGCAAACGATATGCCCGGTTCGGCATTTGATCAAACAGGTGGTGTGCAGGGGAAGAGATCAGGGAAAAGGGAAATTGGGGAAGGGGTAACTGTAGGGGAAACTGAGTGGAATATGAGAGGGGTTTCGAGGTCGAAAGGATCGTTATTGAAGTTTATGAAAGAGGAGATACCTGGTGTTACTTCACCTATGGTTTATATTAGTATGTTGTTTAGTTGGTTTGCTTGGCATGTTGAAGATCATGATTTTCATAGCTTGAATTATATGCATATGGGTGCTGGTAAGACTTGGTATGGTGTACCTAAAGATGCTGCAGTTGCGTTTGAGGATGTGATTCGAGTACATGGTTATGGTGGTGAGATAAATCCTATAG TGACTTTTGGTACTCTTGGTGAGAAGACCACTGTTATATCTCCGGAGGTATTACTTAAGGCGGGAGTTCCTTGCTGCAG ATTGGTGCAAAATGCTGGAGAATTTGTTGTCACTTTCCCTAGAGCTTATCACTCAGGGTTCAGTCACG GATTCAACTGTGGGGAGGCAGCTAATATTGCAACACCTGGCTGGTTGACAGTTGCAGTAGATGCTGCAATTCGCAGGGCGTCAATTAATTGTGCCCCCATGGTGTCTCACTCCCAGTTACTTTATGATCTTGCAATATCATTTATATCCTCAAG TGAACCCACAAGCATCAAACCTGAACCTAGGAGTTCTCGATTAAAAGATAAGTTGAAAGTTGAGGGAGATGCATTGGTGAAACGATGTTTTGTGCAAGATATAATGCAAAACAATCATCTTTTTCATATTCTTGGAAAAGGATCTTCAATTGTAGTTCTTCCTGAAGAATACTTAGACAGACGGATTCCCTTCGGTTTAACCACTCAAATCGATGGATTGAAATCCACACATAGTTCAGATTTTGATGATGATGTCATTCCAGACAAAAGACAGATCAGAAAATATTCTTCATTTTGTAGTAGCAGTAATGGGATCTCGTCGATTGGCGGGGAAGATACTTCGTATAAGAATGGGCAACCTGATAAAAAGGCGGATCCTGGTATATTCTCTTGTGTTACTTGTGGGATTCTGTGTTATGCATGTGTTGCAATTATTCGACCAACAGAAGCCGCTGGGAATTATCTTATGTCAGCTGATTGTGATGGTATTAGTGATTTAGTTTCTGCCACCAATTTATTCACTTCTGATGAAGGTCCAAGTGTCCTGGATCCTAAATCCTCTTCAG GAAAAATGGCAAAAAGCAATCGTGATGGCTTGTTTGATGTCCCTGTTAAATCTAATGACCAAATGCATCCCGTTGATAATATGAGTGTAACTTCACTAACTGCACCACAAAAAGTCAGTTCTTCCCTTGGCCTCTTGGCTCAAGCTTATGGTGGTGATTCCTCAGATTCTGAAGATGACCACCGCGATGAAAATATCGACAGAAGTTTTGAGGATCATGGTGATATGAAGTACACGAATGATCAAACTTCTGAATATTCTGCTGAATTCGAAGAAACCATAAATCTCAGGGACTCGAATTATTCAAGGAGCAAATATCAGTATGAGATAGAGTCGTCTCATGCTGAACTAGACCCTTTACTAGACGCACCCGAGGATGAGACGACAGCAACATACACAACATGTGATGAAGACTCTTCGAGAAAGCATATTTTCTGTCTTCAGCATGCATTAGAAGTAGAACAACGACTTGGTGCGGTTGGCGGTGTTCATGTACTTCTACTTTGTCACCAAG ATTATCCCTGCTTAGATTCTGAGGCAAAATTAATGGCAAAAGAATCGGGAACCGGTGACAGCTGGACCGACCTTGAATACAGACCCAGTAACGCAAACGACAAAAAGTGGATACAAACCGCTCTCGATAGTGAACAAGCCATCCATGGCAATAGGGACTGGGCCGTAAAACTAGGAATTAATCTCTTCTATAGTGCTACCCTTAGTCGCTCTCCTCTTTACACCAAACAATTACCCTACAATTTAGTTATTTACAACGCGTTTGGATATATTTCCCCGTCTACCAACCCTACAAAACCTAAGCTTTCGGGTAGACAAAAAAAGATCGTTGTGGCGGGAAAATGGTGCGGGAAAGTATGGATGTCGAATCAAGCACATCCGTTGTTAGTACCACGCGATGACGTAGAACAATGCGACACCGGCGTTTCGTTGTCGAATGTAAAACAAGAAAGACGATGTGACACCACCCGAGTGGTCGTTAGTAAGAACGTTAGGAAACGGAAATACACGAAAGAAAATAGACGAGTGAGTCTACGAACAAAGTTCCCGAAAGTCGAGCCGTCATCACCGTCACTAGATACATCGTTAAGTAGCGGTTTCAGAACTCAGCCAAGGACAAACCTTAAAAATAAAGCAAGACAGTACGAGGATTCTGAGGGGGAGTCTGGCGGTGGCGGTGGGCCCAGTTCACGGTTAAGAAAAAGAATTATAAAACCGACGTCTAAAGAATTTGGAGAGGTGATTGAACCGAAGCCGAAACTTAGAAAGCATAAAGATTTAAGGAAAGTGAAGAAAGTTTCTGTTGTTAAagtaaatgaagaagatgaaggagaGTTTGGTTGTGATATGGAGGGGTGTAATATGAGTTTTGGTAGTAAACAAGAACTtatgattcataaaaaaaatatttgtcCAGTTCAAGGTTGTGGGAAGAAGTTTTTTTCGCACAAGTATTTGGTGCAACACAGGCGTGTACACATGGACGATCGCCCGCTTCAGTGTCCATGGAAAGGGTGTAAGATGACGTTTAAGTGGGCGTGGGCTCGGACCGAACATATTAGGGTGCACACAGGGGCAAGACCTTATGTTTGTACTGAGAATGGGTGTGGTCAAACGTTCAGGTTCGTGTCTGATTTTAGCCGGCATAAAAGGAAAACTGGGCATTCGGCGAAGAAGCATATTCAAGAAACGTAA